Genomic segment of Populus trichocarpa isolate Nisqually-1 chromosome 12, P.trichocarpa_v4.1, whole genome shotgun sequence:
TTGCTTGAGTAATTATCGGTGTATCCACAGTTGAACCATGGAGGAATTCAAAGATTCGACCAAGGGTCCAAGCAGTTGTATCCTTCACATGGTTATTTGGATCCTTTGTCAAAGCAGTCAGCATGAAGTTCAAAGCAACATTAACAAGAGGCGTTAGTTTCTCAGGGGAAGGACCTTCCAAGATCGAGCCAAATGCATAAGTAGCTGCCTCTCTATGCCTCCAATCTGGTTTTGTAATGTTATCTTCAATGAATTGCATAACAAGCTGCACAATATCATCTCCCACAGTCCTTGCAACCAAACCAAGGCATGTTCCACCAGCCATTGCAATATTCCAAGCTCCTTCATCTTGATCCTGATCCTCCTCTTGCTTTAGGAGAGTCTCCAACAACATTGGGACCAAAGCAGGGAGAGCCTGCTTAATAAAGTAAAAGCAAGGAACATCAGAATCCCCAGTGAAATCACCCCCATATTCTTCCAAGATATCTATCTCCTCATCACATATTGAACTCCAGAATTCAATTGCTTGAAGGGCTACAGGTTCTTCATCTTCCCTCACGGCCTTCGCCGTGATGTTAAAGATATCCTGCATATAAGGAGCCAATTTCTCATAGTATGTTGATGAAATAGAGACCAGACACTCATAAGCAGCTTGTCTTATCTTCATTTCTGGGGATAAAGTTGCCTCGCAGACCACTCTCATGATATAATCACGCTCCATATCATTGCTGAAGTTCGCCTGAGCAAATCCAAGTGCATTGTACAGTGCTCGGGTTGCAGCAAGCCTAACATCATTGTTTCCTTCAGTTGCGTTCATGCCCTGTACTACTGCTGTAAGTATCTTGTTTACATGGTCTTGATCTACAACATCAGGTGAGACTTCCTCACACAAATATCCAAGAGTCTCTAAAGTAGCTTGCTTGACATGAGCAGGTAACTGATGAATATTGGATAAAAGTGATCCAATCAGCTCTGGCCACTGTCTCTGAGGCAACTCAATCCCTGCAATCTTGGCAATAACTTGAGATGCAGTTGACCGTGCATCTGGTACAGGAGAAGCAAGTGTCTTCAACAAACATGCCTTAATTTGACCCTTTGCATTGTTGTCCAGCGACAACCATCTTTGAACAAGCTCAAGCTTTCTATGCTGTTCCTTTGCATCCAACgcatttttaagaattaaaccTGCTAATTTACGACTGTCAACAGGCTTCTCATCATTAGCTAGCTCTCCggagagagagagcaaaaaaCTGGGCAGGTTTTGCTCCTGAAACTGTTTTAAGCTTTCTTCTGCATGCTTCCGCACATTCCCATCTATAGATTGGGCATTCAAAAGCACCTGGGTCACTTCCATTGCCATATTCTACCTGAAAGCATCAAACTTTCATTAGCCTCACACCCCCAAACTTCTAAATCTACTTAATTTGACACAGCCAATTAGCAATTAAAAATCCATCTCAAAAAGGGATCCACACAATAACCACtcaaaatccaacaaaaaaaaagagagtaaaagctAGCAAAATCAATAAATGCAAAAAGCTCAAAACATCACAGTAAAGTTAATACTAAAATcagtgaatttaattaaaaaccagaaataataatcaatcaaaattcactaaaaaacagtgtagcataaaaaaattcaaaataatcaaaactccAAAAAACCCAGATCAAATCAAATTCAGTAAAGCTtgtaaatttaatcaaaatttcaaaCAGATTCAAAAACcccaattgagaaaaataactgATCAGATCCGGTTGATCAGATCGAGTGACAAAATCAGCACAGTAAAACCCTAATTGAGCAAATAATGAAGCGATTTAGAaggttaattaagaaaaataaattaattacctgtaAAGAGTGTGAGAAAGACAGAGAGGGGAACGGCGCTTTGAAACCCTAGGAGAgagttttttagagagagagaagacgCGGATGTGAAGGAGGATTTGAATAGAATGGAAATctaaatatcaattttactttttaaaaaataaaataaaaataaaaggtgttaTCCTCTGCTACAAGTCTTGATTAGTGGGTCCCAATTTCTTTGTGGGCCCaaggataattaattaattaattaattaaagggcAAACTACATCTTGGTCCTTGGACCATCGTTACGCTACAAATTTTGATGAGGTCTCTTTGATTTGATATGTTAGTACAAGTATTGGGATATTTGGAagtgtgataataattattttttaaagtaatttttatttaaaatatattaaaataatattttttaaattttaaaaatttatttttaatatcaacacattaaaacgattcaaaattatttttttaaaaaatcaaattttattaaaactctAGGGCAAACACAGCCCTAAACGGGATTTTAATTGTGTTAGTACTATATCACAAGAGATTAGTCCTCCCATCCAATACAATTTTGTCCTAACTTTGTATTATACATGGAAAATAACTCTATTTATATTTCTAAGATTAAAATTATACATGATTCTATTGTGCTTGttgtaatattatatttgaatccaaaaattaaaaaaggctaGAAAAAAATGGATTATTCTAGATTTGATcgatttacttgaaaatacattatgaAAATGATTTAAGGATTCATTTATGATTATAATAGCTTTTGCTTCTAGGTGCTTTTaaaagtatgtttgtttttaaaaggtattaaattgatttttttaaaaaatatttttcaatgattttgatgtgttaatgtcaagaattaaaaataaattttaaaaatattttaatgtattttcaagcgaaaaatatttttgaaaaacaccctacatcacaatatcaaacataagCTCAATATAGaggcataaaaattaatttgagaatatTATGATGGTTgatataaacaattttttaatgttctttCTACGAGCTGTGTTTATTTGagaatttgtatatatatttttatttaatttttatgtttttttttaatcatgcatGGTAAAACTTATGAATTAGGATCTCTAGGATAAAATACAATGTATTAACCTACCAATTCAAGCATGTTTGAAAACAATAGCAAACATTGATTGGCTGGAAGGCAAACATCATTTCAATTATGATAAACTGTATGTAATTAAAGCTTTTACTAGATTTGGGACGTCAACGAAACATGTAAGATAGTTGGAGGGCCTGAGTGTAGTTTGttcattattaaattatctGTAGTCAAAAGTTTAAGTGAGAAACAAAGTCATCGCATCTGACGGACATGATTGGTGATTGGAAATTATTGGGGTTTAGGTATAGTAACTTGGAGTTTGGACAAAGGAAGCTAGAGTGTGGGCTCCAGGATTATGTCAATGCGAGTGAGAGTTGTGTGTTGATCCAATGGCTGAGATTTTTTGTTAATGGCTGTTTACTTTAATCTAACGGTGGATGGTTGGTCTGGGCTGTCTTTGTAGAGGTGTGACTTGGGTCCAGTTGGTTTGATTCATAATCCGACATTTCTTGTTTGCTTATGATTTGGAAAGCaatgagaggttttttttttgggttctgTTTGGCTACTATCCAAAATTAAAGcaataaatatagtaaaaataaaaaattcagagtaaaattttttatttaaaaaacaagaaatataagaAGATATATtttcccttctatttttttttgttccgaGATGGtagctaaatattattttacaaattttaattatttttttcattttaaaaaagaataataatataccttttagaaaatatatttttcttagaaaattgaatttgattggattcaatcaaaattcaagatttgatttgatttttattttttttaaatcaaaataatattacctcaatttaaaaaaattaaaataaaaccattttGAAATGACATGTTCAATATGTGGTTTGGGTTATGAACTATATCATAGATCAGgtcaagttttataattataatataatgaaaaatgaatttttttaaccataattaatcaattgaattataattaatttgaattaactaggctatctattttgtttttagaaaaaatattacatatattGCATTATGTTCATTTATGTTCAATGATTGCCAAACCAACTATATTATGTTCATTTATTGCACTATCTGATTCAATGAAGATTTAATGTAGTTGGGGTCGTTGAATGGGTAGTAATTATTCTCATAAATGTAATCCCATATTtctcataaataattaaaaactaaaaattacacACAAATATTAGATTAGCAATAACCATTACTAGGTCACATTTTAAGATCATTGATTCAATAACTCACCATTTTGAAGAAGTTTTTTCTTGGACAAAACCATAATTTCACTCCCATGCTTGAAAAAATTCCTCAATTCCATAATGTTTTTACTTGGTACATATGTGAAATAATTGTTATTCGATGTGGAAATGGATTGTGATTACACACTGAAATCAATGGATCCCATGATCGTTgtacaaaaattataaacattaaaTTAGTGAATTGATAGTGGAATTCACTAATTTAACATGtataattttagtatattattGTTTCCATGATTTGTATAATTAGTATTGAATTAGACaatttttacatattaaatGCTTGAATCAAATAACATATGTATTAAATTTGAATGTTATTAgcatatataaagataaaattgagaaattatGTCAAAGGCAAACTGATGgattatacctttttttttttttctatacaacaatttcaaagaaaatggaaaaataagagaaataaattgcatataacttttttttcttttgcattgaggagtaaaagaaaagaagaacgaCTGGATGAGTTATGaccaagtaaaaataataatatttagttatcattaatgttttaaaaaatggtaTGGATGTTCAATGAAACATGGTGACAATGCAAGTTTGTGTTAATAAACTGATATGTTGGTATTAATATATCTGCAatcatgatcattttttttttattattattaatatagatattcaGGTCAGCTTATACAACGATggttttttaagatgtttttttttttaattttaaaatatattaaaataaatttatttttttaaaaaaaaaatttatttttaatctagcatattaaattaattttaaaattttaaaatattaatttaaaacagttattttttaaaatattttttaaaaattatgatgctaccacaaagataaataaaaacctAGGTGTcaagtggtaagagtttgagatcAAGGGGTTTGCTTCCCCgatagtctcaggttcgagccctgtggttgctaatatgatgaccactagaggcttacatggtcgttaacttcagggcccgtgggattagtcaagacACACGCAAGCTGCCCGGATATCtacattaatcaaaaaaaaaaaaaaccttaacagGGATGGCAATGAGGtctatatattctttttatgtgCTAACGTGTATGTCTTTTAATCTATTTTGagaccatgtttgtttcccggaaaatAGTTTCCAGAAAATCGTTTTCCAAACTTTTccgtgtttgtttgctattagaaaagttggttaacggaaaacactttccggtcaatgaaaaacacttttcggtcaacgaaaaacacttttcaatcaaagaaaaatttggcttggttttcaggaaagtgttttttttttttttgctatgtttATTTTCCGGAAAATAGTTTCCGGGAAATTACTTTCTAAACTTTCCTATGTTTGTTTGCcgttagaaaagttggtcaacggaaaacactttacagtcaaaggaaaatttagcttggttttcaggaaagtgttttcctagaaaatttaggcggaaaacactttccggaagttgtgaaaaatttagaaacgtcattatttgctgattatatcaaatttgatccttaaacttttgattactatatatattttgttttgaatatttatttttcaatttcatttcttaaaatttaatttttatattaactttggtccttattttgataattgctatttgccttttccttatcatttttttttattgaaattttttatttatcaaatttggtcctcattcttttgattgttacttattttatttgaaataatttatgaaatgttgattattattattattattattttattttctttatctttcattttttttaattttttagatttgatctttattattttgattattatttattttatttgagataatttatgaaattatattttttttcaatttcattctcattcaactatttaatttgtaagatttgttccttattattttaataaacttaagaaaaataaaatattaataagttattttccaactcattttccatgagataaccaaatactggaaactattttccaacttattttccattacattaccaaacatTAGAAAGTAATTcacttttctggaattcacttttaaaaaaaaaactactttcaaGCACATAAACGAGGCCTGAAAGTAAATTTCAATTCCCCGTCCTGTATTTATTGAAActctacttaatttttttcactattaatttaaaataactctACAGgatttttccattaaaataacTCCCTTTAAATTATTACTGGTACAGTTAGatgcttaaaataaataaataaataaatatataaccaAACTTTTTTTCTCCGAAAGCCACatcaaacataactttttctgAATTATAATTGGTCCACGTGAGCACTGTGACATGTTTAACTAGAACTACAGTTTAAACAGAGTTTTCTGAGTTATAATTGGTCCACGTCATCACTGTGACATGTTCCCAAGAAGTGTAGTTCTAACAGACTTTTTTCTGAATTATAATTGGTCCATGTCAGCACTGTGACATGTTCCATCCACTATAAAAGCATGTCTGGTGCCTGACAGAAAATCatccaaagaagaaaaaaaaaaccaattgaagaagaaaggagagaaagtTAAAATCTTTATCTGTTGTCATTCAAGACAAGCAATCATGGGGTTTTCATTGAAGCATCGCGCAGGTTCTTTTATGGTGGCGGCAATTTTTTTGCTTGGTAAGTGTTCAgtttttcttgagtttttttcactccttttcctttgtttttgtttttggttttgtttatatttgctTGTGTTTGGATGGTGAGAAAGTAGAGGAATGTAAAAGAAAGTGAAGTTTTTGAAACGTTAATGCTGTGTTGCGGTGTTTTTTATTATCGGGTTTtatctttgagttttttttttaatgaatttggaAAATGGTTTAGCAAAAgggtttatctttttttttttaatcatgctaATAAATACCGAATTCAAAGGGAATGATTTTGTTCCTtctagcattttttttctttgtttataaaTGGCATTGAATTACAGCAGAAGTTGAATAACAtgctttctttgtattttctcttgaaattgatttttaagattGTGGTTGAGATTCTTGCTTCCTTTATTGACAAGGGAATTTAATCTGTGAACAGGGAGTTTGTTAACAGTTTCTATAGCAAAAGAGGAGGCCACCAAGTTGGGGACAGTGATAGGAATAGACCTTGGAACAACATATTCTTGTGTTGGTGTTTACAAAAATGGGCATGTTGAAATCATAGCCAATGATCAAGGTAACCGGATTACGCCGTCGTGGGTGGCATTCACTGACAGTGAGAGATTGATTGGTGAGGCTGCAAAGAATCAGGCAGCTGCTAATCCTGAGAGGACCATCTTTGATGTCAAAAGACTTATAGGAAGAGTGTATGTACTCTCTCTCATAGTTCTTTTGTATGCATGCTTGTGTGTGAATGATTGTTACGTGATTGAGATTCTaatctctgtgtgtgtgtgtgtatgtttgTAGTTATGGCGACAAAGAAGTTCAAAAGGACATGAAGCTTTTTCCATACAAGATTGTCAACAAGGATGGAAAGCCTTACATTGAAGTCAAGATTAAAGATGGGGAGACCAAGGTTTTCAGCCCTGAGGAGATTAGTGCCATGGTTATTACAAAGATGAAGGAGACAGCTGAGGCGTTCCTTGGAAAGAAAATCAAGGATGCTGTTATAACTGTTCCAGGTAAAgtgataatgtttttcaatttaaagcaATTTCGATTAGGAATT
This window contains:
- the LOC7464283 gene encoding importin subunit beta-1 produces the protein MAMEVTQVLLNAQSIDGNVRKHAEESLKQFQEQNLPSFLLSLSGELANDEKPVDSRKLAGLILKNALDAKEQHRKLELVQRWLSLDNNAKGQIKACLLKTLASPVPDARSTASQVIAKIAGIELPQRQWPELIGSLLSNIHQLPAHVKQATLETLGYLCEEVSPDVVDQDHVNKILTAVVQGMNATEGNNDVRLAATRALYNALGFAQANFSNDMERDYIMRVVCEATLSPEMKIRQAAYECLVSISSTYYEKLAPYMQDIFNITAKAVREDEEPVALQAIEFWSSICDEEIDILEEYGGDFTGDSDVPCFYFIKQALPALVPMLLETLLKQEEDQDQDEGAWNIAMAGGTCLGLVARTVGDDIVQLVMQFIEDNITKPDWRHREAATYAFGSILEGPSPEKLTPLVNVALNFMLTALTKDPNNHVKDTTAWTLGRIFEFLHGSTVDTPIITQANCQQIVTVLLQSMKDVANVAEKACGALYFLAQGYEEVTPSSPLTPYFQEIVQTLLFVTHREDAGESRLRTAAYETLNEVVRCSTDETAPMVLQLVPVIMTELHNTLEGQKLSSDEREKQGELQGLLCGCLQVIIQKLGSSEPTKYVFMQYVDQIMGLFLRVFACRSATVHEEAMLAIGALAYATGPDFAKYMPEFYKYLEMGLQNFEEYQVCAVTVGVVGDICRALEDKILPYCDGIMTQLLKDLSSNQLHRSVKPPIFSSFGDIALAIGENFEKYLMYAMPMLQSAAELSAHTSVADDEMTEYTNSLRNGILEAYSGILQGFKNSPKTQLLIPYAPHILQFLDSMYMEKDMDDVVMKTAIGVLGDLADTLGSNAGSLIQQSLSSKDFLNECLSSDDHMIKESAEWAKLAISRAISV